Proteins co-encoded in one Arachis hypogaea cultivar Tifrunner chromosome 13, arahy.Tifrunner.gnm2.J5K5, whole genome shotgun sequence genomic window:
- the LOC112732678 gene encoding probable E3 ubiquitin-protein ligase RHB1A has product MGGCCCCCSPKVTELSAPTAYYYYPRASEEHVPLSSHPGAASAFSGRLLVDTNLDTSSPDTYRPPPAPIPFNVTLGTTHTPSVAQEIVGDKSNASLQSTNSNSIQEPVAGDNHGTSTKLEELKESEGRAQTDLELESTKDSEIELPKLRKPINLAEEEDSCPICLEEYDTENPKLTTKCDHHFHLACILEWMERSETCPVCDQEMVFNPPIE; this is encoded by the exons ATGGGcggttgttgctgttgttgttctCCCAAAGTGACCGAATTGAGCGCTCCAACTGCATACTACTAT TACCCAAGAGCATCAGAGGAGCATGTTCCACTTTCATCTCACCCGGGTGCTGCGTCTGCTTTCTCTGGGCGACTCTTAGTTGATACTAATCTAGATACTTCAAGCCCCGATACTTACAGACCACCTCCTGCTCCTATTCCCTTCAATGTCACCTTAGGTACCACTCACACACCATCTGTGGCTCAAGAAATTGTTGGAGACAAGAGTAATGCTTCCTTACAATCTACGAATTCTAATTCGATTCAAGAACCAGTTGCTGGAGATAATCATGGGACCTCAACTAAATTGGAAGAGCTGAAAGAATCAGAAGGCAGAGCTCAGACTGATTTAGAACTCGAGTCAACTAAGGATTCTGAGATTGAACTTCCAAAGTTGAGAAAACCTATAAATTTAGCTGAAGAGGAGGATTCGTGCCCAATTTGTTTAGAAG AGTATGATACAGAAAATCCAAAACTCACCACCAAATGTGACCATCATTTTCACCTTGCATGCATCCTGGAGTGGATGGAAAGAAGTGAAACTTGCCCTGTGTGTGATCAG GAAATGGTTTTCAACCCTCCCATTGAATAA